The genomic stretch TGACCTTGAATCGTAATTACACGGCTTGGCTCTGCGAGTGATATCATGTTCTCGTCTAACTTCGCGATGTGGTAGTCCCACGCTCCGACGACGATATAAGCGCAGCCGTCATCATCGATCAGGATGCCGGGATCATGGGCGCAGCCTCCTGTATCGTCGCTGGAAATGATGGGCTTTCCGAGGGGGTCACTCCAAGGGCCTACAGGAGTGTCCGAAACGAGGACGTGCGTCGCAAAGGAGCGGTTCGAGAGATACCAGTAGAAATTCCCGTTTCTCTCGGCTGCGTCGGTCGCCCAGCAGTCTCTGAAGTCATCCCCAAAGCCAATTTCCTCGGGGGTTAGGGTGTGCTCATGAGTCCACTTGATAAGATCAGGAGACGACCAAATCCACCAGTCTTCCATCTTAAAGGTTGGGTTATTGCTCGACTTGTCGTGGGTGGCGTAGAGGTAAGCCCTGTCGCCAAAAACACGGATATGCGGGTCACAGACTCCACGACCAGGGAGGAGGGGATTTCCAAAAGTGGGTTTTGTTGATTCCGTATCGGGAGGGTTTTCCAATAGACGAGTGAGATCTCACATAGACTTATTTCGTTGCAATAAAAAACGGATTTTTCCGAATGTCTTCGTAAAGTTGAGGAAGTTACACTGATTCAGGCTGACCCTTGCTTTCTCCAACCCATTGGTGAAATTCCGATTCGGCGAGTGAAAGCGCGATTGAGATGCTTATTTCCAGAAAAGCCACATCGGATAGCCACGTCTTCCAACGGAGAGTAAAGATCTTCGAGTAGTAGTGAACGGGCCTTTTTGACACGGAAGTCTTCAATTATGTCGTGTGGTGCCTCTCCGACGTGATGGATGAACCTACGATACAGTGTTGCTTTGGAAAGTGAAAGGTAGTCTGCAATGTCTGTCACAGAGATTGGCTGTGTGAAGTTAACACGGATGAATTCTACTGCCTTACGGACGTCGCCATCATCAGAAGTGAAGACCTGAGAAGACTCCCGTTCCACTAATTTCAGAGGTGGAACATTCACTGAAATGTCTTTTATCGGCCTCCCTCTCATCAGGCGATCTAGCATCTTTGCTGCAAGATAACCAACAGCCACCTCATTTGGATTGACGGAGCTCAGTGAAGGAGAAGTGCGTCTAACGACTTCGGGCTGATTGACCGCTCCGACCAAAGCCGCATCTCTCGGGATTTTTACCCCAGCCAGGTTAAAGGAATCGATTACTTTCTGCATGCCTACATCTTCAGTGACAAAGATCCCGAAAGGAGGTTTCAGATTCTCCACCCAGTCCTTGAAACGAGTCGCTTCAACCAAATTATTCAAGGGTGCTCTCTGTCGAAACACCTCACAAGTGCGACCGGCTTTCGAAAGTGTCTCCATGAATCCAAGTAAACGAGTGGCTTGGTACCAACCACCTCCCCTTCTTTTAATACAGGCGAATCGAGAAAGCCCCTTGCTTAAAAGATGTTCTGCAGCAGAGACTCCATTAGCGTATTCGTCCCGTCGAACTGTTGGAATACCTGCTTCTTCAAACCATGCCGAGACGTTGACCGCTGGTCTTTTTTGATCGCTGAAAAAGCGTCTGGTTCGATCGTCGGTTACGCGAGCAATGACGCCATCCCAATTCAGAAGGTGGAAAAATCTCATAAAATCGTCTGAGGCAGTGCCGTTGAAAACGAATTCCCAAGAGGTGTTTTCCTCTACGAACCTCCGGATCCCGTCAAAGATCGACACCCTGGTTTCAGGAACAATCGGAAGGTTCAAAATGGCTATTTTTTTCTTTGCTGGCATTTGCTGTTTCAGAGAGCTTTTTCGGTTTTGACGTGCTGTAGGAGCGGAGAATCCGGATCTTGGAGGTGGGTATAGAATGAGTAGAATTAGTCAGTTGGAGTTAGTACTTGGTAGAATGCTTTTTTTGAGACGAAATAGCCTATACATGAGACAATTTTAATATCTTAGGCCGGATGGTGTCCAGCCTCAGTATGGGAAAGTCAAATAGCAGCCGCCTGCGGTTGTTCCTGTTCACACTGTTATCTCCCAACTATGAAAATCTCCGAAAAACTAAGCGTCTTATTGGCTTCTTCACTAACAGCGTCCTCTATCTCAGCGGCTCCCATCGTTTTTAACGACTACCAAACGTTAGGGACTTCCGGGGGTCAGATTATCTCTGGAGCTTCTACCACTGGGGCTACGTTAACCTACTCTGGTAACGGCAACGGAGCAGATGGAATGCAGGCCTTGTTCGACTCGCCGATCACATTTGTCAATGTGGGTGACCGTCTAACCTACAGCTACACCGTTGGTTCTATCTCCTCCAGTGTTGATTTCGGGGCGAACAATGCATTCAGGAGCGGGGTCAATTTTGACTCGGTCACTCCCAACGAGTTCAATTCTCTTCACTATACTACAGGGTACGGTGACATCAGCAACGATGTGAGAATGGCGTTCAATACCAACGCAAATCCCTATTCGGGTGGCACGAATATTGTCCCCACCGAAAACTACAACACCTCTCTTCGTCTGCAGACTGGGAATACAGTAGACTTTACATTGGTCCTGGAATTAGCGGCGATCAACGGACCGAACGACTTTGACTATACCTACACTGGAACCATCGGGGTAGGCAATGCCAATGAGCTTACCATAGTTCGGTCACTTACCGGGATAAAGTCGGATAGTCCCACAGGTATCTATCATCTGACGAATAGTGCTGCTTTAGATATTTTGGATGATACTTGGACGATAAGTAACGGATCTGCGGATTTTACAGCTGTCCCCGAGCCCGGTGCTTTCAGTTTTCTGGGTGGTGCTTTGTCTCTCGCTTTGGTAGCCATGAGACGTCGGAGGTAATGCTCTGGAAGAAGGTGTTCTGTCGCGGACCACTTGGTATCATTGTGGGACTCTTCTTTTTTTCCTAGGTCTTTACCGCTTAAGAAACCGGGGGAATAGGCCGAAGACCTAGCAATTTTGCACCAAAGACTAGGATTCACTAGGTGCCGGGTTCACTTTAGCTCCGCTCCCTGCTCGACCAGGTTATCTGATCTCTTCTTCGGTCAGATTGTTCTGTGGATGAAATCGCATGTCGGGTGGGCGCATCCTCAAGTCCCGCAGTATTGTGCGAGAAAGCACTTGTCTTATCCGTATGATTATGTAGATCAATGCTTTGGCAATCATCCCCGAACAAGTTTCGGCAAGTGACTAGTTTTGTAGAATTTGCGACATGCGCGAGCATCGGATGCTACTGTTTCCTCGTCTTCTTCGAGATCGTTTTCAGTAGAGGTAAGAGTTATGGTGTCGAATAGCCCGTCATGCGGGAGATGTGACTTTCCAACGGTCTTGATGAAGTTTGGAAAAATTGATCTACTGCGAAACGGAGAGCGATCGAAGAGTTTTGACCGGTAAACACTTACCTCTTAGACCGAGAGTAACTGTTGTTTGTTACCTGCCTTCCTCTAGCTTAAACTGACCCCTAATTATTCGACTTGGAGCAACGCCTATCACCCGTTTGAAAACGCGGGAGAAGTGATAAGGGTCATCGTAACCGACCTGAGCAGCAATTTGCTTCACAGGTAATCTGTTGCGCAGCAGAAGTTCAGCGGCTCGATTCATTTTTAGGCGAGAAAGGAGTTGGCGGGGTGATTCTGAATCGAATCTTTTGAAGAGTCGCGATAGATTCACGGGTGTCATCCCGCAGTTCTTCGCAACCTGAGAGACTGAAGTAATCTCAAGATAATTTTTGATAATATACTCGTGACAGCGTTGGTAGCTTAGGCGCGCTTGCGATGAGTATCCGGTCGACTTCTGATCTTCCCGAATTCTCTCGATCAGAAGTTCCAGTAGCATTCGGCAAAAGCGTTTTCGACGGTCTGAGGGTAGCAGTTCTGTTTCGATAATCTGGTCGAAGATATCGTGAATCCAACGGCGGTAGACCATTTGAACTGGATTTCCACTACCAAGAGTGCTTCTTTCCATTAGTGTCTTTGCGTCAAAGCCATCGAAATCGACAAAGAATTTTGCCAGATTTTGCTTTGATTTTGCTCGTAAGGAGTAGTGGACATCCGGTCCGTATGCGAATACTGCGCCTGGTCCTATGGTCCATTTTCCATGTTTAGTTCGTAACTCCCATTGACCGCTGACGATATACTCAATGGCGAACCAGCGAAAATTAGTGCGCTCGAGAAAGTAATTTGGCTTACAACTAGAAAATCCAGCAAACGTAATATTGACGGGGTCGGAAGGTCTTGGCGAAAAGTCGACCACTACCATCCTTTCGGAGAATGACATTTTGCTGATCGCAGGCGAGGTAGTGATAGAATTCACGAAAAGAATGTTAAGAACGTCCATTAAGTCGTCAAGTTGGTCCATTGGCTTGAGGCGAGAATTGGATTAGGGTGTGCGGTGTACGATAAACGCTCCGCTTTCTGCTGTTAATCCCCGTCTAAAACCCAACTAAAAGTTCCGTCGAACCAACAATTCATTTTTTTGGATCTGACGAAAAATCAAGTCACAATCCTACGTTAGCGACACTCACTTTTACAAAAAAGCTTATGCTTTGTCGGACACATCCGCGGGTTAAATTGGCAATAGTAAAACTTAATATTTTTCGGAGATGAAAATTCTTAAAATAACGCAGGAAAGCCTGATTGTGTTTATTACATCAGTTTCGTTCGCCTGTCTTTCTACATATGCTGATTCGAGTGTTAGACATAGTGTCTGGAGTGGAATTGGCAGCGATGTAGATGCCGACGTAAGTTCGGTGAGTCTCTCCGGGTTCACCGTTCAATTCAGAGACGAGAGCGACTCTCGTTCAGACATTGGAATGAGGACATCTTTCGGTCCAGTCACGCTCAGGGAGGGTGAGAAACTGCGAATGTCGTTCCGTTTGGAGGGCGTAAAAACTTCCATAGGGTTCAACAACTCATTCCGTTTTGGTTTTCGTAGTGAAGAGGGAAACGGAAGCACTGCGCACGCGTCGCTTGGCTACGGCACGCCTGGGTTTCGGACGGATTCGAGATTCGGCGGGCTCGGTGACTCCCGCAACCAATTTGGTATGGGAGAGCCGTTTAGTAGCGTGCCGCTTGGGGGAGTCTCCGAAACCGTCTTCACGGGTAGAGAGCCTGAAATCGCTTTGGAGCTAGAGCTTCTTGGAAAGCATGAAGAGGGGGGTGAGGAATACCAAATGACTTTGACTTGGGACGGGCAGACGAACCGATCTGACAAGTTTGTTCGGTTCACGAACCGCTGGGATTCTGCTTACATTTTAACCAATAACGAGGAGTTACAGATCAGTGGTGATGGCTACACGGTTGCTGATTTCTCGATCGAGCTAGTGGAGTAGGTAACGTTGGCGGGCTGATCGACCAAGCCGTTTCAAGGGTAGAAGCGGATCAGGACTCAGACCAAATCGGAGATTTATCACTTTTTTATAAGAACTCTACAACTAGAACCGTGAGAGACAGG from Verrucomicrobiota bacterium encodes the following:
- a CDS encoding substrate-binding domain-containing protein codes for the protein MPAKKKIAILNLPIVPETRVSIFDGIRRFVEENTSWEFVFNGTASDDFMRFFHLLNWDGVIARVTDDRTRRFFSDQKRPAVNVSAWFEEAGIPTVRRDEYANGVSAAEHLLSKGLSRFACIKRRGGGWYQATRLLGFMETLSKAGRTCEVFRQRAPLNNLVEATRFKDWVENLKPPFGIFVTEDVGMQKVIDSFNLAGVKIPRDAALVGAVNQPEVVRRTSPSLSSVNPNEVAVGYLAAKMLDRLMRGRPIKDISVNVPPLKLVERESSQVFTSDDGDVRKAVEFIRVNFTQPISVTDIADYLSLSKATLYRRFIHHVGEAPHDIIEDFRVKKARSLLLEDLYSPLEDVAIRCGFSGNKHLNRAFTRRIGISPMGWRKQGSA
- a CDS encoding family 43 glycosylhydrolase; translation: MENPPDTESTKPTFGNPLLPGRGVCDPHIRVFGDRAYLYATHDKSSNNPTFKMEDWWIWSSPDLIKWTHEHTLTPEEIGFGDDFRDCWATDAAERNGNFYWYLSNRSFATHVLVSDTPVGPWSDPLGKPIISSDDTGGCAHDPGILIDDDGCAYIVVGAWDYHIAKLDENMISLAEPSRVITIQGQEGPVAPGKTDDKPYLHKRNGIYYLSWGCYYAMSDSVYGPYVCKGSFVQDEYLAQDFRYTGKDIFFDNSSELFCSAFDYCRREGRLSTFDRHGSFFEWHGQWYFICNDMSQTQTCYFRESSICYVNYKENGEIEPVRIDAEGVRLPS
- a CDS encoding AraC family transcriptional regulator; the protein is MDQLDDLMDVLNILFVNSITTSPAISKMSFSERMVVVDFSPRPSDPVNITFAGFSSCKPNYFLERTNFRWFAIEYIVSGQWELRTKHGKWTIGPGAVFAYGPDVHYSLRAKSKQNLAKFFVDFDGFDAKTLMERSTLGSGNPVQMVYRRWIHDIFDQIIETELLPSDRRKRFCRMLLELLIERIREDQKSTGYSSQARLSYQRCHEYIIKNYLEITSVSQVAKNCGMTPVNLSRLFKRFDSESPRQLLSRLKMNRAAELLLRNRLPVKQIAAQVGYDDPYHFSRVFKRVIGVAPSRIIRGQFKLEEGR